GTACGTTCTCCATGGCCTCCTCCACCCCTTACTCACTGTCCTCAGCCATCTTCCCCACCACACTCAATCTCatcaggcccccctccccccctgcagcACAGCTTGGCACTCCTTGGGAAGGCCCCTTCTAACCCACGCACACTGCTTGATCTCTTTGGGAAGGAAACCCCCACACTGCTGTATTGCCTCAGGAAGGCCCCTCCCCACTGCTCGCTTTGCTCATCTCACCAACTTGAAGAAAAGTTTTTAAATCTTTACAGTTCGCTGTGAGGTTTCAGCAGCAGTGTTATATTTGAAATAGTTTGATTGGAACTGTAAATTGTCAATAATCCCTTAGTATCTGAGCTCCCTGAGGAAATGGATTTGTAGTTTGTTCATTGAGATTCAGTTGTACTTTGTTGTGGAATCTGCAACGATCTGGAGTTTTTAAGAGAAAGCCGATGACATTCAACAGAAATTCCCTGAAAAATCGAAGAATCATTATTAAAGTTTAGAAATTAAACTCGGATCTCTCTTTTAGCCTTTAGTGAATGGTTAAACTGGTATGTTTTTTACTCTGAAAATTCGAATTCATATAATGCTGAAACCATTTTTTTAAGGCCGTCTCTTCAGGGAACTTTCCAGGATCACGTGGCCATTATCACACTTGTTTGTAGGAACTGCCACGCACAAATTAGCTGCCGCGTTttccacattacaacaatgacactGCTTCAAAGATGCTTCATtgcttgtaaagcactttgggatgtataGAGGTCAtgcaaggtgctatatgaatgcaagtctttttctttttcaaattaaTTGGATAatcttatttctctctctcctgtttcTTGTACTGAAAGATTGATGACTCCATGATTGCTAAGGAATTGGAAATTTCAGACTCTGAACACTCTGACACTGAGGTGTCATACACTGAGAACGGAACTTTCAACTTATCCCGAGGACAGACTCCAATAACAGATGGCTCCGAAGGCAGGTTCTTGAGTTTTGATGGAAATCAGTTTAAAgcttttctagtttctatgtttctaaatgccttattttaattttcaaaagTCCAGAAAGTTGCATCATCTGCAGTCAGCTTTTTCATTAGGTGAATTTTGTTACATTGAAAATGTTGTACTTCagtcaaatgtgaggtaatgcattttggaaggtctaatacaaataggaaatatacagtaaatggcagaacccttaggagtattgataggcaaagggatctgggtgtacaggtacacaggtctctgaaagtggcaatgcaggtggagaaggtagtcaagaaggcatacgacatgcttaccttcatcggccagggcactgagtttaaaaattggcaagtcatgttgacgctttatagaaccttagtgatgccgcacttggaatatagtgttcaattctggtcaccacactaccagaaggatgtggaggctttggagagggtacagaaaagatttactaggatgttgcctggtctggagggcattagctatgaggagaggttggagaaacctggtttgttctcactggatcgacagaggttgaggggagacctgatagaagtctacaagattatgagaggcatggagggagtggatagtcagaagctttttcccagggtggaatagtcaattactagggggcacaggtttaaggtgcgaggggcaaggtttaaaggatatGTACGAGgcagttttttttacagagggtggtgggtgcctggaattcgttgccgggggaggtagtggaagcggatacggtaattacttttaaggggcgtcgtgacaaatatatgaataggatgggaatatcgtccccggaagggtagggggttttagttaagtcaggcagcgtggtcggtgcaggcttggagggccgaagggcctgttcctatgctgtaattttctctgttcagTCATCGACCCAATCCTTTGTGTGCCCTATTTATGTGCCACATAACAAAAGATGACAGTTCATTCACTGATATTCTTTTTCCCCCAAACTTGGCTCTGTGTGATGTAGAATATCTGCAGTGGATGAGTGACCCAGGCTCTTTTCAAACTGATTTAAGTGCTTCCTCACCTATTGACACAATTAGTTTGAGTTTCTCCATCTGTCAGTCAGAGTGTAAGTTCAACAACtgtagaatatttttaaaaaggtgtgaaACATCTAAACACTGGTGTTCAGAGAGATTTAGGTGAACTTGTACAAGGAAGATAATGTGAGCTTGCAGGCACAGCAAACAATAGGGAAGTCCTTGCTCAAAATTGTTCAAGGTGTTTGAGATCACACCTGGGGCACTGTAGACTGTGTTTGtcttttttaagtaaagatgtTTGCATTGTAAGTGATATAGCTAAGGTTCGCTAGATTGGTCCCTGGAATGAAAGGGTTGTTCTGTGATGAAATGCTGAGAAAATTGcatctatattctctggagtgtagaagaatgaaaggtgatttcAATGAAACACATAAGTTTGAAGGGATTTGACAGGGTTGTCACTGAGGTTGCATCCCTGACTGGGAATCTGGAACAGGGGACACCATCTCGAGATTAAGAGGGcaatcatttaggactaagacgaggagaaatttcttcacccaaagagttgtgaatctttggaattgtctgcaAAGGACAAATATTTGGGGTCACAGGGTCATGAGATATGGACGGCGaaagggaaagtggaattgaggcagaagatcagctatgattgtgtTGAAAAGTGGCGCAGGATCGTTAGATGATATAGTTCACTTCTATTGCCATTTCTTGCATCCTTAGAGTATAATAAGTTCACTCCAAACCTCATAATGGCCACATGACAGAAATATGAGTGTGAAATATCTCACTAACTCGAATTTATCTTGCTTCTAGACCTTGATCGTCATAGTGACCCAGAGGAGTCGTTTGCGAGAGATCTACCGGAATTCCCCTCAATTAATCCAAATGTGACTGGActggatgatgatgatgatgataccAGCCTGGGTATTCCAACTGCTCCCTACCAGACTTTGGCACAGGAAGATGAGAGCCTGTTTTCTGACCAGGAGGATATTGATGCAGATATATCCATCAGTGGGCTGCCATCACCCCTGAATTTCACAGGTAGCCAGGGCCTTTCTCTGGCAGGGGCACTAGCCAGCAATATGATGGCGGCAGCACTGTCGAGCACAGATCAAGCCCAAATGATGAGGGACAATTTTCCAAGGGTTGCTTCACAGACCTGTCACGAACACTCGGGCACAGAAATGGACACTGATGCAGAGGGGGATGATTTTGAACTGTTAGATCAATCAGAGCTCAATCTGTACGAGAATGTCACTTCACAGGATCGGGGCTCACGGCAACACCTGAAGACAGGGTTCCTTTCCAACTTCCTCCGAAAATAGTAGGTTTGTGGGTGTTGATGTTGCAATTACACCACACTGGACCCCGTCAATGTTCATCGGAAGACAAGGTTGACATTAATACCCTTGTTGCAATACCACTGGCGTGTCTGTTATTCCTGCTGCTGTTGTGCATAGTTATAATGATTCTCCCAGTGGTTTTCATTTCTTTCTCATGATGGACAGCGAGAGATGTAGAATTTATTGCTGTCTGCCattgcaggtttatttggtgtcccTTCTAGCTCCTTTGGGTTGAAATGCTGTCATCccagaaaatgtttgcaaggaATGATGAAGCATTCTGGAACATCTGGACTAAATTCCGCTAATCAACATACGTAGTTGAGTTTAACTAAAAGTACATTTTTAAGGGGTAGAAGTTCTGCAACCATTCATGCAGTATTTTTGACTCATTGAAAAGAAAACTGATTACCTGTTAGAGGACACCATCTCAGTGTCTTCTGTGTTTCTGCTTCAGAAAGTAGAAACCATCCACAGAGTGTTCTTGACAGACAAGGTGTTGATGCAGGTAAGAAGACATTGTTTGATTTGTTGGATTGTAATCTCATCAGATTTAGAAAATACACCATTTAGCACTTGTTAGTGAGGATTAGGGTTAGGCAGTAAACAGACTTAATCAACTTTTCCGTAAGCAGTAATGCACTGAGCAGCAAAGTTCATCATCAGCAGAGATTAATATTGCTATTGTTATTCAGAATAACAAGACTGGAAAAAATTCTAGGATTAAAATTGAGCTCTGCCCTCAGACAGAGACTGCAATAACTAGATTGTTTAGTCGGAGAGGAGGCGGGGGTATCTGGGAATGTAAATGTAGAGCAAGTTTTACTATTCAATTCACCCATTACACTGTAGAGAAAGGTCACAATCTAGCAAAACTGAACAGTGAGGAAAAGACAGTTTAAAACCAATGGAGACTTGTTCTTTTTAAACCGTAGAAAATAAATCTTCAGGATTTCTATAAGACTTGGTGATTTATGTTTCGTCTCTTTGGTACCATAAACTCTCTTATTCTGAGGTAATGCAATAGTCTGGTGAGTTGAATTGTTTGCTAAATACTTCTGAAATATTGCAAACTCCTTTCTTCCATTCTGCTGCTTATTTTTGTGGTCATGTTTATGCTGAGCTTCCTGCTGCAGTTGCACTATTCGTTAAAATTCATCTCTGCTTAAATTTTTCCCTCCTGATTTCTAAGATCACTGCATTCTAGGTAAGAAAACTTGTAGTTCTCATTGACCAGATTTtctcagactgtgttataccTAAAATGTACGTGACCAGATCCGAGGAATCAACAATAGCTGAATTTGGAATAGGTTGTGTGGGTGTGAGCTAGCATTGAATATAGATGCTAATCTGTCGGATATCTGTGCAGGTAAAGCTCAAAGTCTCAGGCTGTAAACATTAAGGTGAAGT
Above is a genomic segment from Mustelus asterias chromosome 11, sMusAst1.hap1.1, whole genome shotgun sequence containing:
- the retreg3 gene encoding reticulophagy regulator 3, translated to MAELSLSGERFLKNLYHFKKQNPGKFCLLVCGVLTFLAVIGRYIPGLLLCYISLIGILLWPLAIYHQLGLKIYARIEPVLKRLDFSVKGYMLTKQRERQLRRQALTVRTTDDGSDSEAELAAFCPEIDDSMIAKELEISDSEHSDTEVSYTENGTFNLSRGQTPITDGSEDLDRHSDPEESFARDLPEFPSINPNVTGLDDDDDDTSLGIPTAPYQTLAQEDESLFSDQEDIDADISISGLPSPLNFTGSQGLSLAGALASNMMAAALSSTDQAQMMRDNFPRVASQTCHEHSGTEMDTDAEGDDFELLDQSELNLYENVTSQDRGSRQHLKTGFLSNFLRK